Proteins encoded in a region of the Sphingomonas sp. OV641 genome:
- a CDS encoding fumarylacetoacetate hydrolase family protein → MPSDWRDGTFIGRLKTADGPSPFMIRNGQGYDMARIRPTVSMLIADRTFDGGVPIELEAIADDALLSPIDLQCVKAAGVTFAVSALERVIEEQARGDHAKAATVRARLEQALGGNLRSVEPGSERAAQLKDTLIRDGMWSQYLEVAIGPDAEIFTKSPVLSTVGHNAPVGIRSDSTWNNPEPEVVLVADAHGQAVGATLGNDVNLRDFEGRSALLLGKAKDNNASCSLGPMIRLFDDNFTMDDVRAADVAMTITGEDGYVLEGASTMREISRDPAELLRQALSEHHYPDGLVLFCGTLFAPVQDRDEPGQGFTHKVGDTVTISSARLGTLVNPVTTSRDAPAWRFGIADLFRNLASRGLLAA, encoded by the coding sequence ATGCCCTCCGATTGGCGCGACGGCACCTTTATCGGCCGTTTAAAGACGGCGGATGGCCCTTCTCCCTTCATGATCCGAAACGGTCAGGGCTACGACATGGCGCGCATACGCCCGACCGTGTCCATGCTGATCGCTGACCGGACATTCGATGGCGGCGTGCCGATCGAACTCGAAGCCATTGCAGACGACGCGCTGCTAAGTCCGATCGACCTGCAGTGCGTCAAGGCCGCCGGCGTTACCTTTGCGGTCTCCGCATTGGAGCGCGTGATCGAGGAACAGGCGCGCGGCGACCACGCAAAGGCGGCCACCGTGCGCGCGCGGCTGGAACAGGCGCTCGGCGGCAATTTGCGCAGCGTCGAACCGGGGTCAGAACGGGCAGCACAGCTCAAGGATACGCTGATCCGCGATGGCATGTGGTCTCAGTATCTGGAGGTCGCGATCGGCCCCGACGCGGAGATCTTCACCAAGTCGCCGGTACTCTCCACAGTCGGCCATAATGCGCCGGTCGGCATTCGATCGGACTCCACTTGGAACAACCCTGAGCCCGAAGTGGTGCTGGTCGCCGATGCGCATGGACAGGCGGTTGGCGCGACGCTCGGCAATGACGTGAACCTTCGCGATTTCGAGGGCCGCTCCGCGCTGCTGCTGGGAAAGGCGAAAGACAATAACGCCTCCTGCTCGCTCGGACCGATGATCCGGCTGTTCGATGACAATTTCACGATGGACGACGTGCGCGCCGCCGATGTCGCGATGACGATCACCGGCGAGGACGGCTATGTGCTCGAGGGCGCCAGCACGATGCGCGAGATCAGCCGCGATCCGGCCGAATTGCTGCGGCAGGCGCTGAGCGAACATCATTATCCCGACGGGCTCGTGCTGTTCTGCGGCACGCTCTTCGCGCCCGTGCAGGACCGCGACGAGCCCGGCCAGGGCTTCACCCACAAGGTCGGCGACACGGTGACGATCTCAAGCGCGCGCCTCGGCACGCTGGTCAATCCGGTCACCACATCGCGCGATGCGCCCGCCTGGCGCTTCGGCATCGCCGACCTGTTCCGCAATCTCGCTTCCCGCGGCCTGCTCGCGGCATGA